In Ptychodera flava strain L36383 unplaced genomic scaffold, AS_Pfla_20210202 Scaffold_98__1_contigs__length_335564_pilon, whole genome shotgun sequence, the following proteins share a genomic window:
- the LOC139129192 gene encoding uncharacterized protein KIAA1958-like, with amino-acid sequence MKKDDGSEYEPDSISAVKHSIERYFSEKRYGVSLNNKQFDLANKALKAKRMQLKKRGMGGKPQASEAIPPEEENAMWKSGVLGKKDGETIIFTLWYIFTKNFGLRGRDKHKKVTFGDIKTTERQLRTLVPRISRA; translated from the coding sequence ATGAAGAAAGACGATGGGAGCGAGTACGAGCCTGATTCAATCTCGGCAGTGAAACACAGCATTGAGAGGTATTTTTCGGAAAAGCGATACGGCGTTTCTCTAAATAATAAGCAATTCGACCTAGCTAACAAAGCACTGAAGGCAAAGCGGATGCAGCTCAAGAAGCGTGGGATGGGCGGAAAGCCTCAAGCATCTGAGGCAATTCCTCCCGAGGAAGAAAACGCTATGTGGAAGTCTGGCGTTCTTGGAAAGAAGGACGGTGAAACTATCATCTTCACGCTGTGGTACATCTTTACGAAGAACTTTGGACTCCGCGGTCGCGACAAACATAAAAAAGTGACCTTCGGCGATATAAAAACTACAGAGAGACAACTCCGGACACTTGTTCCTAGAATTTCGCGAGCGTGA